A stretch of Telopea speciosissima isolate NSW1024214 ecotype Mountain lineage chromosome 11, Tspe_v1, whole genome shotgun sequence DNA encodes these proteins:
- the LOC122645044 gene encoding disease resistance protein RGA2-like, translated as MSFYRCPKLKKLPHAGGLSRLTALKNLRLGDEMEGLMQFLDETETLPPNLNRFYIHDCKSLPKGLRNLSSLKRLEVSHAFKALYSREELPANAIVIKRSWYPFKGEGMETSRDDIFVTHHVAVLLDKLSSQALIDFGLVWCAKSELRALSDLFGKIQKLLRFAEKAQARNILVKDCLRNLREVAYRAEDILDEFIYEACKEKDERYGSGKVRLHFPSNLKADGLLRKQEIVPLINDELIKKLEEIEKKLEDLYLRESSGNQKSHGGGVIDEILDTRPKSGSLVDEPLTLGRKGDVVAIKNKLLSNPKKNQKQVSVIAIVGLGGIGKTTLAQLAYNDPDVKKHFERSAWVCVSTNFSAVRLISAILESLTGENPNLSYLEPLQHKLRDQLKGKRVLIILDDVWTEKESDWISLRVAFSAAGEGSRIIVTTRSRRVSSMMHPMYILDLKILTDEECWSIMERHISLNYCSIAPSLEEVGRKIARKCKGLPLAASTLAGLLSSSSDLNHWEEVLNSSMWDLEESDLPAALSLSYYFLPIHLKQCFAYCSVFPKDYIFKKQHLIQLWIAEGFIRRNTTRMKDKAGGQYFDDLLQRSFFQRKSYVDGFVMHDLVHDLAQAVSGELYGRFEYGMKSSRNFKETRYSSMSCVNSINRDKNHDQKRLSTLINVDGYSCSHRNCLTDTFGRLRYLRVLDLYASKITMLPDDIGDLKCLHYINLSFARDIERLPESLCDLFNLQSLILRYSGIRELPRGMKYLRNLQHLDVYGCIYLLSMPQGIGRLSSLKTLSEFTVSKDDNGRGIRELKELRQLEGALSVCSLQNVIHPLDAREADLMSKPKVDELTFRWDYSISGDKEVEVLESLQPHTDQLRSLRIFEYSGLTFPRWLMIDLPSYNKLVSLTLFYCCKCQVLPPIGKLPLLESLCLVKMMKLEEWSSSSCRGEESSDEFPSLRYVTISDCPELRILPQPFLSSSRLCRLSFYRCPKLRMLPHGGGLSRLTSLKNLRFGDEMEGLMEFLNETETESLPPNLNRLYIQDCKSLPKRLRNLSSLEHLEVSHAFKAHYSPEELPTNVIVTKRSCYPFKVFNGNTDPVCEGVQRLKDYKSMVFLSHLLRSRSRVVGDGAALEGIIAQTMVRLEVGLSVGLAVGLREDFDEILHPMT; from the exons ATGAGTTTCTATAGGTGTCCAAAGCTCAAGAAGTTGCCTCATGCAGGAGGACTAAGCAGACTCACCGCACTCAAAAATCTTCGTCTTGGGGATGAAATGGAAGGGTTGATGCAATTTCTGGATGAGACAGAGACTCTACCTCCAAATCTTAATCGCTTTTATATCCATGATTGTAAATCACTACCCAAGGGGTTGAGAAACCTGTCCTCACTGAAACGTTTGGAAGTTAGTCACGCTTTTAAAGCCCTCTACAGCCGGGAGGAGCTCCCCGCAAATGCCATCGTTATTAAAAGAAGTTGGTATCCTTTTAAG GGCGAAGGTATGGAAACAAGTAGGGATGACATATTTGTAACCCATCATGTAGCAGTCTTGCTTGACAAATTATCCTCACAGGCATTAATAGATTTTGGATTGGTATGGTGTGCGAAAAGTGAGCTACGTGCACTCTCAGATCTTTTTGGGAAAATTCAAAAATTGCTCAGGTTTGCAGAGAAAGCTCAAGCAAGGAATATCTTGGTGAAAGACTGCCTCCGGAATCTCAGAGAAGTTGCTTACCGAGCTGAGGACATATTGGATGAGTTCATCTATGAAGCTTGTAAggaaaaagatgaaagatatgGAAGTGGAAAGGTACGTTTGCACTTCCCCTCTAACTTAAAAGCAGATGGTCTTTTACGGAAGCAAGAAATCGTGCCTCTTATAAATGATGAACTCATAAAGAAACTGGAGGAGATTGAGAAGAAACTTGAAGACCTCTATCTCAGAGAGTCATCAGGAAATCAGAAATCACATGGTGGTGGTGTGATTGATGAAATATTAGATACTAGGCCAAAGAGTGGTTCTCTAGTTGATGAACCTCTTACTTTGGGGAGGAAGGGAGATGTAGTAGCaataaaaaataagttgttgtcaaatccaaagaaaaaccaaaaacaggTTTCTGTTATTGCCATTGTTGGATTGGGGGGCATAGGCAAGACAACTCTAGCCCAGCTTGCTTATAATGATCCTGATGTAAAGAAACATTTTGAAAGAAGCGCTTGGGTTTGTGTGTCTACTAATTTTAGTGCTGTGAGATTGATCTCTGCAATTCTAGAGTCCTTGACTGGGGAAAATCCTAACTTGAGCTACCTAGAACCACTTCAACATAAGTTGAGAGATCAATTAAAGGGGAAACGAGTTTTAATCATCTTAGATGATGTTTGGACTGAAAAGGAAAGCGATTGGATATCTCTGAGAGTTGCATTCTCGGCAGCAGGGGAAGGAAGTAGAATAATAGTAACAACTCGAAGTAGAAGAGTTTCATCAATGATGCACCCCATGTATATCCTTGATCTAAAAATTTTAACTGATGAAGAGTGTTGGTCAATAATGGAAAGGCACATATCTTTAAATTATTGCTCTATTGCTCCCAGCCTGGAAGAAGTGGGTAGGAAGATTGCGAGGAAGTGCAAAGGATTGCCCTTGGCAGCAAGTACGCTTGCAGGCCTTTTAAGCTCTAGTTCAGATTTAAACCATTGGGAAGAAGTCTTGAATAGTTCCATGTGGGACTTAGAAGAGAGCGATTTGCCGGCTGCACTAAGTCTAAGCTATTATTTTCTTCCCATACATTTGAAGCAGTGTTTTGCTTATTGCTCTGTTTTTCCTAAAGATTATATATTCAAGAAGCAACATCTCATTCAACTGTGGATCGCAGAAGGTTTTATTAGAAGGAACACTACAAGAATGAAAGACAAAGCAGGTGGCCAATATTTTGATGATTTGCTGCAGAGGTCTTTCTTTCAGCGAAAATCTTATGTGGATGGATTTGTAATGCATGACCTTGTACATGATTTAGCACAAGCAGTTTCAGGAGAGTTGTATGGTAGATTTGAATACGGGATGAAATCGAGCCGTAACTTCAAAGAGACCCGTTATTCGTCCATGAGTTGTGTAAATTCCATAAACAGGGACAAAAATCATGATCAGAAGAGGTTGTCCACATTGATAAATGTAGATGGTTATTCTTGTTCCCACCGCAATTGCCTTACTGATACTTTTGGAAGACTGAGATACTTACGTGTCTTAGATTTGTATGCTTCTAAAATTACGATGCTTCCAGACGATATTGGTGATTTGAAATGCCTACACTATATTAACCTCTCATTTGCTCGTGACATAGAACGATTACCGGAGTCATTGTGCGATCTTTTCAATCTACAGTCGCTGATACTCCGTTATTCCGGAATACGTGAGTTACCTAGAGGTATGAAGTATCTACGCAATCTCCAGCATCTAGATGTTTATGGGTGCATATACTTACTTTCCATGCCACAAGGAATTGGGAGATTAAGTAGTCTCAAGACTTTGTCAGAGTTTACTGTCTCAAAAGATGATAACGGTCGTGGGATAAGAGAGCTGAAGGAGCTGAGGCAGCTTGAGGGTGCACTTTCAGTCTGCTCACTACAGAATGTGATTCATCCTCTGGATGCTCGGGAAGCTGATTTGATGAGTAAGCCAAAAGTTGATGAGTTAACTTTTAGATGGGATTACAGTATTAGTGGTGATAAAGAAGTAGAGGTTTTAGAAAGTTTACAACCTCACACTGATCAGCTGAGGAGTTTACGTATCTTCGAATACAGTGGGTTAACATTTCCAAGATGGTTGATGATCGATTTGCCAAGCTACAACAAGCTAGTCTCTCTGACACTCTTCTACTGCTGCAAATGCCAAGTCCTCCCTCCGATTGGAAAGCTACCCCTATTGGAATCTCTATGCTTGGTAAAAATGATGAAGTTGGAAGAGTGGTCATCTAGCAGCTGTAGAGGGGAAGAAAGTAGTGATGAATTCCCTAGCCTCCGATATGTAACCATTTCAGACTGTCCAGAACTGAGGATACTACCACAGCCGTTTCTGTCAAGTTCGAGACTATGTAGATTGAGTTTCTATAGGTGTCCAAAGCTCAGGATGTTGCCTCATGGAGGAGGACTAAGCAGACTCACCTCACTCAAAAATCTTCGTTTTGGGGATGAGATGGAAGGGTTGATGGAATTTCTGAatgagacagagacagagagtcTACCTCCAAATCTTAATCGCCTTTATATCCAGGATTGTAAATCGCTCCCCAAGAGATTGAGAAACCTGTCTTCATTGGAACATCTGGAAGTTAGTCACGCTTTTAAAGCCCACTACAGCCCGGAGGAGCTCCCCACAAATGTCATCGTTACTAAAAGAAGTTGCTATCCTTTTAAG gtcttcaatggcaacacTGACCCTGTTTGTGAAGGTGTGCAGAGGCTAAAAGACTACAAATCGATGGTGTTCCTTTCTCACCTTCTGCGAAGTAGGAGCAGAGTTGTAGGGGATGGGGCAGCACTGGAGGGAATAATAGCACAAACAATG GTGCGCTTGGAAGTGGGCTTGTCGGTGGGCTTGGCAGTGGGCTTGCGTGAAGATTTTGATGAGATTTTGCATCCAATGACGtaa
- the LOC122645045 gene encoding putative disease resistance RPP13-like protein 1, with the protein MWDLEESDLPAALSLSYYFLSTQLKQCFAYCSVFPKDHKFKKQRLIQLWIAEGFIRRNTTRMKEKAGDQYFDDLLHRSFFQHYYGSKYTFVMHDLVHDLAQAVSGELYGRFECGMKSSCNFKETRYSSMNCVNSINRDKNHDQKRLSTLINLGGYFMSHRNCLIDSFGRLRYLRVLDLYKSNIKMLPDDIGDFKCLHYINLSFARDIERLPVLLCDLFNLQSLILRYSGIHELPRGMKYLRNLQHLDVYGCIYLLSMPQGIGRLSNLKTLSEFTVSKEDDGRGIRELKELRQLEGALSICSLQNVIHPLDAREADLMSNPKVDGLTVRWDYSISGNKEVEVLESLQPHTDQLRSLRIFEYSGLTFPRWLMIDLPSYNKLVSLTLFNCCECQVLTPIGKLPQLESLRLVNMMK; encoded by the coding sequence ATGTGGGACTTGGAAGAGAGCGATTTGCCGGCTGCACTAAGTCTAagctattattttctttccacACAATTGAAGCAGTGTTTTGCTTATTGCTCTGTATTTCCTAAAGATCATAAATTCAAGAAGCAACGTCTCATTCAGCTGTGGATCGCAGAAGGTTTTATTAGAAGGAACACTacaagaatgaaagaaaaagcaGGTGACCAATATTTTGATGATTTGCTGCATAGGTCTTTCTTTCAGCACTACTATGGATCTAAGTATACCTTTGTAATGCATGACCTTGTACATGATTTAGCACAAGCAGTTTCAGGAGAGTTGTATGGTAGATTTGAGTGCGGTATGAAATCGAGCTGTAACTTCAAAGAGACCCGTTATTCGTCCATGAATTGTGTAAATTCCATAAACAGGGACAAAAATCATGATCAGAAGAGGTTGTCCACATTGATAAATCTAGGTGGTTATTTTATGTCCCACCGCAATTGCCTTATTGATTCTTTTGGAAGACTGAGATACTTACGTGTCTTAGATTTGTATAAATCAAATATTAAGATGCTTCCGGATGATATTGGCGATTTCAAATGCCTACACTATATTAACCTCTCATTTGCTCGTGACATAGAACGATTACCGGTGTTATTGTGCGATCTTTTCAATCTACAGTCGTTGATACTCCGTTATTCCGGAATACATGAGTTACCTAGAGGTATGAAGTATCTACGCAATCTCCAGCATCTAGACGTTTATGGGTGCATATACTTACTTTCCATGCCACAAGGAATTGGGAGATTAAGTAATCTCAAGACATTGTCAGAGTTTACTGTCtcaaaagaagatgatggtcgTGGGATAAGAGAGCTGAAGGAGCTGAGGCAGCTTGAGGGTGCACTTTCAATCTGCTCACTACAGAATGTGATTCATCCTCTAGATGCTCGGGAAGCTGATTTGATGAGTAATCCAAAAGTTGATGGGTTAACAGTTAGGTGGGATTACAGTATTAGTGGTAATAAAGAAGTTGAGGTTTTAGAAAGTTTACAACCTCACACTGATCAGCTGAGGAGTTTACGTATCTTCGAATACAGTGGGTTAACATTTCCAAGATGGTTGATGATCGATTTGCCAAGTTACAACAAGCTAGTCTCTCTGACACTCTTCAACTGCTGCGAATGCCAAGTCCTCACTCCGATTGGGAAGCTACCCCAATTGGAATCTCTACGCTTAGTAAACATGATGAAGTAG